In the Natronolimnobius baerhuensis genome, one interval contains:
- a CDS encoding AAC(3) family N-acetyltransferase produces MTELGHLPRTLWCTGKYFVKKKTGSETVGRVDPALFEQLLSQYDEDVVFVHAGLSDVSDAFETDPYEFLFDRLTDQFESVLAPGFTPSFRDTREYDKRDSVPQIGAFSRCFLEDAQYRTDDAIHSILVHGSYRFDDCDHHDTFGEDGCFAKLDDDNVLVVNVGTPWLISTQLHYIEMTSDPPYAELADTDGTIHYPDGESRQITQTSFDKNEYVYYWNREKIREDAKAAGVLDYSSLNGLDVMAFRANDLSQFLEPKLEADPYYLVQ; encoded by the coding sequence ATGACGGAACTCGGCCATCTTCCACGGACGCTGTGGTGTACCGGAAAGTACTTCGTCAAGAAGAAAACCGGGAGCGAGACGGTTGGGCGGGTCGATCCGGCGCTGTTCGAGCAACTACTCTCCCAGTACGACGAGGACGTCGTCTTCGTCCATGCGGGGCTGAGCGACGTTTCGGACGCCTTCGAGACAGATCCCTACGAATTTCTGTTCGACCGGCTCACCGACCAGTTCGAATCGGTGCTTGCACCCGGATTTACCCCGTCGTTTCGTGACACGCGCGAGTACGATAAACGCGACTCTGTCCCCCAGATCGGCGCGTTCTCGCGGTGTTTTCTCGAGGATGCACAGTACCGGACGGACGATGCGATTCACTCGATTCTGGTCCACGGCTCGTACCGCTTCGACGACTGCGACCACCACGATACGTTCGGCGAGGACGGCTGTTTTGCGAAACTCGACGACGATAACGTCCTCGTGGTGAATGTCGGCACGCCCTGGCTCATCAGCACGCAGTTACACTACATCGAGATGACGTCCGATCCGCCCTATGCTGAACTCGCCGACACTGACGGGACGATTCACTATCCTGACGGCGAGTCCAGACAAATCACACAGACGAGTTTCGACAAGAACGAGTACGTCTACTACTGGAACCGCGAAAAGATCCGCGAGGATGCCAAAGCCGCAGGCGTCCTCGATTACTCCTCGCTCAACGGCCTCGACGTGATGGCATTTCGAGCCAACGACCTCTCACAGTTCCTCGAGCCAAAACTCGAGGCGGATCCGTACTATCTGGTCCAGTGA